The Sphingomonas alpina genome has a segment encoding these proteins:
- the tagF gene encoding type VI secretion system-associated protein TagF, producing the protein MSGVALFGKLPAHGDFVARGFTHDQREQIDAWLSPSLAQARADLGEAFADTFDRALPWRCEGNGIAGAVAASQDALGRRFPILLLIGDPAAAARCEALLYAAIGERWEADRLVREAGDAADALVIHAADRWWSADGDTEAATLDGACPPILMSAMLTRSPAS; encoded by the coding sequence ATGAGCGGAGTCGCCCTGTTCGGAAAGCTTCCCGCGCACGGTGATTTCGTCGCGCGCGGCTTCACGCATGATCAGCGAGAGCAAATCGATGCCTGGCTATCGCCTTCGCTGGCTCAGGCGCGCGCCGATCTGGGCGAGGCGTTTGCAGACACATTCGATCGCGCTTTGCCATGGCGTTGCGAAGGAAACGGAATAGCGGGCGCCGTCGCTGCGTCGCAGGACGCGCTGGGCCGCCGCTTCCCCATATTGTTGCTGATTGGCGATCCAGCGGCGGCGGCACGGTGCGAGGCGTTGCTCTATGCCGCGATCGGCGAACGCTGGGAGGCCGACCGCCTTGTCCGCGAAGCGGGTGATGCTGCCGACGCGCTGGTGATCCATGCCGCAGACCGCTGGTGGAGCGCCGATGGCGACACGGAGGCCGCGACACTGGATGGCGCCTGTCCACCAATACTGATGTCGGCAATGCTCACCCGGTCGCCAGCATCATGA